Proteins encoded by one window of Alphaproteobacteria bacterium:
- a CDS encoding MFS transporter, producing the protein MTDEAGSGRTPRLLRLLLGSMGDALAERPLQLMLAGLVLVGTGGAIIVPVVGWMVWEETKSALSIGIITSMPLLALLLVVPFASILADRTNRFRLLWLSHLACALGLAILGGVVAAGLGSAWALAVGLSVVGVATAFGSPVLLCIVPRLVPRRLLIAALVLVGGASSLGEVGRLLVFDLMPLERGAMYGFGGAAIAELVFLGFLFRIRLRPSGRFTPSGKPFLTDLADGVRYVRRHVGLGPLVGVNLLVLFAVALAPELKQAAGAFGIQTFVGFQMLAVLALFVFSFWLGYRSAPFGLTRMVLVLAIAAMPLAVVATTGVSAWIAASAVTLLGVAVAALGVCVSMLAQLNVAEHMRGRLVGGLTWLAAMSASLGWLLSKVGADMLGWTATTQWSPVVLIVAGITLVVALRLYRRGEPLRATLESPATLHAPVEP; encoded by the coding sequence ATGACAGACGAAGCCGGGTCCGGCCGGACACCGCGCTTGCTGCGCCTGTTGCTGGGCAGCATGGGTGATGCGCTGGCGGAGCGGCCGCTGCAACTGATGCTTGCAGGACTAGTGCTCGTTGGCACCGGCGGGGCGATCATTGTGCCGGTCGTTGGCTGGATGGTGTGGGAAGAGACCAAGTCCGCGCTTTCCATCGGTATTATTACATCCATGCCGCTGCTTGCTTTGCTTCTGGTTGTTCCGTTTGCCAGTATTCTGGCCGACCGGACGAACAGATTCCGCCTGCTGTGGCTCAGCCACCTGGCCTGCGCCCTGGGGCTGGCCATTTTGGGCGGCGTGGTGGCGGCGGGATTGGGTAGTGCGTGGGCTCTGGCGGTCGGACTCTCTGTTGTTGGTGTTGCCACTGCATTTGGCAGCCCGGTCTTGCTGTGCATCGTTCCCAGGCTGGTGCCCCGTCGCCTGTTGATCGCCGCGCTTGTTCTTGTGGGAGGGGCATCGTCGCTGGGTGAAGTAGGGCGCTTGCTTGTATTCGATTTGATGCCATTGGAGCGGGGCGCGATGTACGGGTTTGGTGGTGCGGCGATAGCCGAACTGGTGTTTCTGGGATTTCTGTTTCGTATCCGGTTGCGACCGTCCGGCCGGTTTACACCATCCGGCAAACCGTTCCTGACCGATCTGGCCGACGGTGTGCGCTATGTCCGGCGCCATGTGGGATTGGGCCCGCTCGTGGGTGTGAACCTGCTTGTGCTGTTTGCGGTGGCGTTGGCGCCCGAACTCAAACAGGCAGCGGGGGCATTCGGTATCCAAACATTTGTCGGCTTCCAGATGCTGGCCGTCCTGGCGCTTTTCGTCTTCAGTTTCTGGCTTGGCTATCGTTCGGCCCCATTTGGCCTGACGCGGATGGTATTGGTACTGGCGATCGCGGCAATGCCGCTGGCTGTTGTGGCGACGACCGGCGTCAGTGCCTGGATTGCCGCGTCCGCTGTCACGCTCCTGGGTGTGGCCGTCGCGGCGCTCGGGGTCTGTGTGTCCATGCTGGCGCAACTGAATGTGGCTGAACACATGCGTGGCCGGCTCGTCGGCGGGCTGACCTGGCTGGCGGCGATGTCGGCCAGTCTGGGCTGGCTGCTTAGCAAGGTTGGTGCGGACATGTTGGGCTGGACAGCGACGACACAGTGGTCGCCGGTGGTTTTGATTGTCGCTGGCATCACTCTTGTGGTGGCGCTGCGGCTGTACCGGCGGGGCGAGCCCCTGCGCGCCACCCTCGAGTCACCGGCGACATTGCATGCCCCGGTGGAGCCTTAG
- a CDS encoding DinB family protein: protein MITPDFVREMAHYNRWQNTRVFGFCDTLSDQERRADRGMFFGSIHQTLVHIMNVDRWIMSHPLGVPGVPAAGGDHWTDIKRDRAALDDFIDRLADRAEWRSGVYERPGPDGAPPRRIPRPLFAVQLFSHQTHHRSQVTSELWKLGIDYGSTDIPFRPDAPW from the coding sequence GTGATCACGCCGGATTTTGTGCGCGAGATGGCGCACTACAACCGCTGGCAGAACACCAGGGTGTTCGGCTTCTGCGATACCTTGTCCGACCAGGAGCGGCGGGCCGACCGCGGCATGTTCTTCGGCTCCATCCACCAGACCCTGGTTCACATCATGAACGTGGACCGCTGGATCATGAGCCACCCGCTCGGTGTGCCCGGTGTGCCCGCCGCCGGCGGCGACCACTGGACCGACATCAAACGCGACCGCGCCGCGTTGGATGATTTCATCGATCGTCTGGCCGACCGCGCGGAGTGGCGAAGCGGCGTCTATGAACGGCCCGGTCCGGACGGCGCACCGCCGCGGCGCATTCCCCGGCCGCTCTTCGCCGTCCAGTTGTTCAGCCACCAGACCCACCATCGCAGCCAGGTGACCAGCGAGCTGTGGAAGCTGGGCATCGACTATGGCAGCACCGACATTCCCTTCCGCCCCGACGCGCCGTGGTGA
- the gfa gene encoding S-(hydroxymethyl)glutathione synthase — MSKVTIHPAVDGGVKAGSADFKGGTLHCNCADKRVEVRVESQCAHNHVCGCTKCWKPAGATFSQVAVVPREALSVTANGDKLAVVDAKAAIQRHACKKCGAHMYGRIEDKGHPFHGLDFIHTELSDDAGWAAPEFAAFVSSVIESGVAPAAMAGVRQRLRDLKLEPYDCLSPPLMDAIASHVAKAKGTLAT; from the coding sequence ATGAGCAAGGTGACTATTCACCCGGCCGTGGACGGCGGGGTCAAGGCGGGGTCGGCCGATTTCAAGGGCGGCACCCTGCACTGCAATTGTGCGGACAAACGGGTCGAGGTGCGGGTGGAAAGCCAATGCGCCCACAATCATGTCTGTGGCTGCACCAAGTGCTGGAAGCCGGCGGGTGCGACTTTCTCGCAGGTGGCGGTGGTGCCGCGCGAGGCGCTGAGCGTGACCGCCAATGGCGACAAGCTGGCGGTGGTGGACGCCAAGGCGGCGATCCAGCGTCACGCCTGCAAGAAATGCGGCGCCCACATGTACGGCCGCATCGAGGATAAGGGACATCCGTTCCACGGTCTCGACTTCATCCACACGGAACTTTCGGACGATGCGGGCTGGGCGGCGCCGGAGTTCGCCGCCTTCGTCTCGTCGGTCATCGAGTCCGGCGTGGCCCCCGCCGCCATGGCCGGCGTACGGCAGCGCCTGCGCGACCTGAAGCTGGAGCCCTATGACTGCCTGTCGCCGCCGCTGATGGACGCCATCGCCAGCCATGTGGCGAAGGCCAAGGGCACGCTGGCCACCTGA
- a CDS encoding ABC transporter ATP-binding protein: MDRSIYRFVLRYSKREQIMLILLAGVSYPFLYYSYDLPKQIINHIRAVVENQSQGVLTAYPDAALPLVDLQFTALGWLVLLCMVFLALTLINGGFKFYINVFKGQLAERMLRRLRYELYARVLRFPLAHFKKVSQGEIIPMITSEVEPLGGFIGDAYVQPIFQGGLLLVPLGFILAQDPVLGIAALAMFPVQGYIIPKIQRVANRLGKERVLTVRKLGDRIGESIAGIDTLRASDATAFARADMASRLGVIYDLRFHIYRLKGWQKYINNSLDKITPFFFYLLGGWLVFAGDLDLGALVAVIAAQKDLAAPWKELLTYYQQKEDTRIKYEQVIEQFDPAGMLDPNLLDPDAAAEPLSGEVAAANLTYAEDGSDPAVAGANFRFPLKTHVAVLGSGRSGREEVAMLLAGLLRSTGGRLTIGGRDVAEMPAAVLGRRIGYVGPQATLFSASLGDNLFLGLKHRPVRPRDLMRDAAADDARLKHESERRRHEALRAGNTGDDPDDDWLDLESVGVADGDGLLARAHEVLEHVEMAGDVYQLGLRGTIDPTRHPALADAILEARRRLHHRLEDAGKARFVEAYDRSTYNTNATVAENLLFGTPRDSRFDAARLAENDYVRQVLTSAGLDQTFFDTGLQVAETMVEIFADLPPGHEFFDQFGFFDSDDLPDYQRIVAEAGRSGGASLTDADHQRLVGLTFMLSPARHRLGLIDDQMQDRILQARRLFSDDLPAALRDAVAFFDVEQYNAAATLQDNILFGKLAYGQADAEAQVSALMGEVVDALNLRGRVMEVGLTYQVGVGGSRLSRVQRQKLAIAQALLKRPDLLVLNEATGVLDSATETRLADALQTEMAGRGLVWVLTRPALVERFDRVLVMHRGRVVEDGEVKALADGQSRLKKILAAE, encoded by the coding sequence ATGGACCGCAGTATCTATCGCTTTGTCCTGCGCTATTCCAAGCGCGAGCAGATCATGCTGATCCTGCTGGCCGGCGTATCCTATCCCTTCCTCTACTATTCCTATGACCTGCCCAAGCAGATCATCAACCACATCCGGGCGGTGGTGGAGAACCAGTCGCAGGGGGTTCTGACCGCCTATCCGGATGCGGCCCTGCCGCTGGTCGATCTGCAGTTCACCGCGCTGGGCTGGCTGGTCCTGCTGTGCATGGTGTTCCTGGCGCTGACCCTGATCAACGGCGGCTTCAAGTTCTACATCAACGTGTTCAAGGGCCAGTTGGCGGAGCGCATGTTGCGCCGCCTGCGCTATGAACTGTATGCCCGCGTGCTGCGCTTTCCCCTGGCCCACTTCAAGAAGGTGAGCCAGGGCGAGATCATCCCCATGATCACCTCGGAGGTGGAGCCTCTCGGCGGCTTCATCGGCGACGCCTACGTCCAGCCCATCTTTCAGGGCGGGCTTCTGCTGGTGCCCCTGGGGTTCATCCTGGCGCAGGATCCGGTGCTGGGCATCGCCGCGCTGGCCATGTTCCCGGTGCAGGGCTACATCATTCCGAAGATTCAGCGCGTCGCCAACCGCCTGGGCAAAGAGCGGGTGCTGACCGTGCGCAAGCTGGGCGACCGCATCGGCGAATCCATTGCCGGCATCGACACCCTGCGGGCCAGCGACGCCACGGCCTTCGCCCGGGCCGACATGGCGAGCCGGCTGGGCGTCATCTATGACCTGCGCTTCCATATCTACCGGCTCAAGGGCTGGCAGAAATACATCAACAACTCGCTGGACAAGATTACGCCGTTCTTCTTCTACCTGCTGGGCGGCTGGCTGGTGTTCGCGGGCGATCTGGACCTTGGCGCGCTGGTGGCAGTGATCGCCGCCCAGAAGGATCTGGCCGCACCGTGGAAGGAGCTGCTGACCTACTACCAGCAGAAGGAAGACACCCGCATCAAGTATGAGCAGGTCATCGAGCAGTTCGATCCGGCCGGCATGCTGGATCCCAACCTGCTGGACCCCGATGCGGCGGCGGAGCCGCTCAGCGGCGAGGTGGCGGCGGCCAATCTGACCTATGCGGAAGATGGCAGCGACCCGGCGGTGGCCGGCGCCAATTTCCGCTTTCCCCTGAAGACCCATGTGGCGGTTCTGGGATCGGGCCGCAGCGGCCGCGAAGAGGTGGCGATGCTGCTGGCCGGACTGCTGCGCTCAACCGGCGGTCGGCTGACCATCGGCGGCCGCGACGTGGCGGAGATGCCGGCAGCGGTGCTCGGCCGGCGCATCGGCTATGTGGGGCCGCAGGCGACCCTGTTCAGCGCCAGCCTGGGCGACAATCTGTTCCTTGGCCTGAAGCACCGGCCGGTGCGGCCGCGCGACCTGATGCGCGATGCGGCAGCCGATGACGCCCGGCTGAAGCATGAAAGCGAGCGGCGGCGGCACGAAGCGCTGCGCGCCGGCAATACGGGCGATGACCCGGACGATGACTGGCTGGATCTGGAGTCGGTGGGGGTGGCGGACGGCGACGGGCTGCTGGCGCGGGCGCATGAGGTGCTGGAGCATGTGGAGATGGCCGGCGACGTCTATCAACTGGGCCTGCGCGGCACCATCGACCCGACCCGCCACCCGGCCCTGGCCGATGCCATCCTGGAGGCCAGGCGACGGCTGCATCACCGGCTGGAGGATGCGGGCAAGGCGCGGTTCGTCGAGGCCTATGACCGCAGCACCTACAACACCAACGCCACGGTGGCGGAAAACCTGCTGTTCGGCACGCCGCGGGATTCCCGTTTCGACGCGGCGCGACTGGCCGAGAACGATTATGTGCGCCAGGTTCTGACGAGCGCCGGGCTCGACCAGACGTTCTTTGACACCGGCCTGCAGGTGGCGGAGACCATGGTGGAAATCTTCGCCGACCTGCCGCCGGGTCATGAGTTTTTCGATCAGTTCGGCTTCTTCGATTCCGACGATCTGCCGGACTATCAACGGATAGTCGCCGAGGCCGGACGCAGCGGCGGCGCCAGCCTGACCGACGCCGATCATCAGCGCCTGGTCGGTCTGACCTTCATGCTGTCGCCGGCGCGCCACCGCCTGGGGCTGATTGATGACCAGATGCAGGACAGAATCCTGCAGGCCCGCCGTCTGTTCAGCGATGATTTGCCGGCGGCGTTGCGCGACGCGGTCGCCTTCTTTGACGTGGAGCAGTACAACGCGGCGGCGACCCTGCAGGACAATATCCTGTTCGGCAAACTGGCCTATGGCCAGGCCGATGCGGAGGCCCAGGTCTCTGCCCTGATGGGCGAGGTGGTGGACGCGCTGAACCTGCGGGGCCGGGTCATGGAAGTGGGCCTGACCTACCAGGTCGGCGTCGGCGGCTCGCGTCTGAGCCGGGTGCAGCGGCAGAAGCTGGCCATCGCCCAGGCCCTGCTGAAGCGGCCCGACCTGCTGGTGCTGAACGAGGCGACCGGCGTTCTGGACAGCGCCACCGAAACGCGCCTGGCCGACGCCCTGCAGACGGAGATGGCGGGGCGTGGTCTGGTCTGGGTGCTGACCCGGCCAGCACTGGTGGAGCGGTTCGACCGGGTGCTGGTGATGCATCGGGGGCGGGTGGTGGAGGACGGCGAGGTCAAGGCGCTGGCCGATGGCCAGTCGCGGCTGAAGAAAATTCTGGCGGCGGAGTAG